In the genome of Desulfofarcimen acetoxidans DSM 771, one region contains:
- a CDS encoding C4-dicarboxylate ABC transporter, whose product MIKLAKSYIIQKFSPSWFACVMGTGIVAVDSYLYAEQCIFLKRLAIISWVFTMLFFLIILIPWVLRFMLYKKEASLDFKDAVTGQFYATMPIACLVIAVDLMIVGIHYMNADIAIQLAKTFWLTGVLIALPGSIIIPLQNFINQDVKIENINPAWFMPPVSLIVIPVAGTKLIPFWPISWQQSMLVFNYISWSGGFFLFLILEVICIYRFICCPLLPGKLAPTVWINLGPIGVGTISLINLGTASVSTLGEYVQSVLNIGALFLWGFGFWWLMCALVLTSYYLSQKNLPFSLSWWAFTFPLGAYTGATYLVSTVLNSSAVLSYGYFCLYLLLTLWFVVLVKTIKGVIKSEVFL is encoded by the coding sequence GTGATTAAGTTGGCCAAATCATATATAATTCAAAAGTTTTCACCGTCCTGGTTTGCCTGTGTTATGGGTACGGGAATAGTTGCCGTAGACAGTTATCTTTATGCCGAGCAGTGTATTTTCCTAAAAAGATTGGCTATAATAAGTTGGGTTTTTACTATGCTCTTTTTTCTGATAATTTTAATTCCGTGGGTACTCAGATTTATGTTATATAAAAAGGAAGCATCATTGGATTTTAAGGATGCTGTTACAGGCCAATTCTATGCTACCATGCCGATAGCTTGTTTAGTTATAGCGGTAGATTTAATGATTGTCGGCATACATTATATGAATGCAGATATTGCAATTCAGTTAGCAAAAACTTTTTGGTTAACCGGAGTATTAATAGCACTGCCAGGTTCTATTATTATTCCGCTGCAGAATTTTATCAACCAGGATGTGAAAATAGAAAATATAAATCCCGCATGGTTTATGCCGCCGGTTAGTTTAATCGTGATACCTGTTGCCGGTACTAAACTAATTCCTTTTTGGCCAATCTCGTGGCAGCAATCAATGCTGGTTTTTAATTATATTTCATGGAGCGGCGGGTTTTTCCTTTTTCTAATATTAGAAGTAATATGTATTTACAGGTTTATTTGTTGTCCACTTTTGCCCGGCAAGCTGGCACCTACTGTTTGGATTAATTTAGGACCTATTGGAGTGGGTACGATTTCACTAATAAACCTTGGTACTGCTAGTGTTTCTACTTTAGGAGAATATGTTCAGTCCGTTCTTAATATAGGCGCTCTCTTTCTTTGGGGTTTCGGTTTTTGGTGGTTAATGTGTGCACTGGTACTAACATCCTATTATTTAAGTCAAAAAAACCTGCCTTTTAGCTTATCGTGGTGGGCTTTTACTTTCCCACTTGGTGCATATACAGGTGCAACTTATTTAGTTTCAACTGTTTTAAATTCTTCAGCGGTTTTAAGCTATGGATATTTTTGCTTATATTTATTGCTTACTCTGTGGTTTGTTGTATTAGTTAAAACAATAAAAGGGGTTATAAAGTCAGAGGTTTTCCTATGA
- the groES gene encoding co-chaperone GroES: MIRPLGDRVVVKPAAKEEVTKSGIVLPDTAKEKPQKGEVVAVGSGRLLETGQRVPMDLKVGDEILFSKYAGNEIKIDDVEYLILREMDILGVIE, from the coding sequence ATGATCAGACCTTTAGGAGATCGGGTTGTAGTAAAACCTGCAGCAAAGGAAGAGGTAACAAAGAGTGGTATCGTTCTTCCGGATACAGCTAAGGAGAAGCCTCAGAAAGGTGAGGTTGTAGCTGTTGGGAGTGGACGTCTTTTAGAAACAGGCCAGCGTGTGCCAATGGACTTAAAAGTCGGTGATGAAATTTTATTCTCCAAGTACGCCGGCAATGAAATCAAAATTGACGATGTAGAATATTTAATCCTTCGTGAAATGGACATTCTTGGCGTAATTGAGTAA
- the groL gene encoding chaperonin GroEL (60 kDa chaperone family; promotes refolding of misfolded polypeptides especially under stressful conditions; forms two stacked rings of heptamers to form a barrel-shaped 14mer; ends can be capped by GroES; misfolded proteins enter the barrel where they are refolded when GroES binds) — protein sequence MAKQIIFNEDARKALEKGVNQLAEAVRVTLGPKGRNVVLDKKFGAPTITNDGVTIAREIELPDVFENMGAQLVKEVATKTNDVAGDGTTTATVLAQAMVREGLRNVTAGANPMIIKRGIEKAVEKAVDAIKNSSKPIESKGAIAQVASISANDETIGNLIADAMEKVGKDGVITVEESKGIGTTLDVVEGMNFDRGYISPYMITDTDKMEADLEEPYILLTDKKISSIQEILPILEKVVQSGKALLIIAEDLEGEALATLVLNKLRGTFTCVAVKAPGFGDRRKAMMQDIAILTGAQVITEELGLKLDKATIDMLGRASRVRVKKEETIIVGGSGSVDEIKQRVNQIKAQIEESTSDFDREKLQERLAKLAGGVAVIQVGAATEVEMKEKKLRIEDALNATRAAVEEGIVSGGGVAYVSIIPDLVDMEAANLDEKSGIDIVRRALEDPLRQIANNAGLEGSVVVEKVKVSENGVGFNALTGEYVNMIDAGIVDPAKVTRSALQNAASIAAMILTTETLIAEKPEEGKDAMAGMGGMGGMGGMGGMM from the coding sequence ATGGCAAAACAAATTATCTTCAACGAAGATGCCCGCAAAGCATTGGAAAAAGGAGTCAATCAATTAGCCGAAGCTGTACGTGTAACCCTTGGCCCGAAAGGCCGGAATGTGGTTCTTGATAAAAAATTCGGTGCGCCGACAATTACCAACGACGGTGTCACCATTGCCAGAGAGATTGAACTGCCGGATGTATTCGAAAACATGGGCGCTCAGCTGGTAAAAGAAGTTGCTACCAAAACCAACGATGTAGCAGGTGACGGTACCACAACCGCTACGGTACTGGCTCAAGCTATGGTTCGCGAAGGCTTAAGAAACGTTACTGCCGGTGCCAACCCGATGATTATCAAGCGTGGTATTGAGAAGGCTGTGGAAAAAGCAGTAGATGCTATTAAAAACAGCTCCAAGCCGATTGAAAGCAAAGGTGCTATTGCCCAGGTTGCTTCAATTTCTGCTAATGATGAAACTATCGGTAATTTAATTGCCGACGCCATGGAAAAAGTAGGAAAAGACGGTGTTATCACTGTTGAGGAATCCAAGGGTATCGGTACCACTTTAGATGTAGTGGAAGGTATGAATTTTGACCGCGGCTATATTTCTCCGTATATGATTACCGATACTGATAAAATGGAAGCAGATTTGGAGGAGCCCTACATACTGTTGACAGACAAGAAGATTTCCTCCATTCAGGAAATTCTGCCCATTTTGGAAAAAGTGGTTCAGTCCGGCAAAGCGCTTTTGATCATTGCAGAAGATTTGGAAGGCGAAGCTCTGGCTACTCTGGTTCTCAATAAACTGCGCGGAACCTTCACTTGTGTAGCAGTGAAAGCTCCTGGTTTCGGTGATCGCCGCAAAGCCATGATGCAGGATATAGCTATTCTAACCGGTGCTCAGGTGATTACTGAAGAACTCGGCTTAAAGCTGGATAAAGCTACTATTGATATGCTCGGCAGAGCTTCCAGAGTCAGAGTTAAGAAAGAAGAAACCATCATTGTCGGCGGTTCCGGCAGTGTGGATGAAATCAAACAGCGTGTTAACCAAATCAAGGCACAGATCGAAGAAAGCACTTCCGACTTTGACCGCGAGAAGCTCCAGGAGCGTTTGGCAAAGCTGGCCGGCGGCGTAGCCGTAATCCAAGTTGGTGCTGCCACTGAAGTTGAAATGAAAGAGAAGAAGCTGCGCATTGAGGATGCTCTTAATGCTACCAGGGCTGCCGTGGAAGAAGGTATCGTGTCCGGTGGCGGTGTTGCTTATGTAAGCATTATTCCTGATCTTGTAGATATGGAAGCAGCTAATTTAGACGAGAAATCCGGTATTGATATTGTTCGCCGCGCTCTGGAAGATCCCTTGCGCCAGATTGCCAACAATGCAGGTCTTGAAGGCTCAGTTGTGGTGGAAAAAGTTAAGGTTTCCGAAAACGGTGTAGGTTTCAACGCCTTGACAGGTGAATATGTCAATATGATCGATGCCGGTATTGTGGACCCGGCTAAAGTTACCCGCTCTGCCCTGCAGAACGCTGCCAGCATTGCTGCTATGATTCTGACCACTGAAACCCTGATAGCTGAGAAACCTGAAGAGGGTAAGGATGCTATGGCCGGCATGGGCGGCATGGGCGGTATGGGTGGCATGGGCGGCATGATGTAA
- the fdhD gene encoding formate dehydrogenase accessory sulfurtransferase FdhD has product MKKITLKLPVTKINNGIAITEKDAVARETPLTIFLNNGEFVTLVCSPQYLCELAVGFLCSEGILRNRQDLTDIKLEENKGIILVETAQPVLEEERFMRRYITSCCGKSRSSFYFINDAATEPVHGSTCVSVQQIRILTDKLENKAQVFRTTGGTHGAALCSATEMLFFYEDIGRHNAVDKLFGKAFFELINLDDKILVLSGRISSEILIKTAKMGIPVIISRAAPTDLAVKMAGELGITVVGFARGNRMNVYTHPDRIHR; this is encoded by the coding sequence ATGAAAAAAATAACCCTTAAGCTGCCTGTCACTAAGATCAATAACGGTATTGCAATTACTGAAAAAGATGCAGTGGCGCGTGAAACACCGCTTACCATTTTTCTAAACAACGGAGAATTTGTAACTCTCGTATGCTCACCGCAATATCTTTGCGAATTAGCCGTAGGATTTTTGTGTTCCGAAGGAATTTTAAGAAACAGACAGGATTTGACCGACATTAAACTGGAAGAAAATAAAGGAATTATTCTGGTCGAAACTGCTCAACCTGTATTAGAAGAAGAAAGGTTCATGCGGCGGTATATAACTTCCTGCTGCGGCAAAAGCAGATCGTCTTTCTATTTTATTAATGACGCGGCTACCGAACCGGTACACGGAAGCACCTGTGTTTCCGTGCAGCAAATCAGAATCTTAACAGACAAATTGGAAAACAAGGCTCAAGTATTCCGCACTACCGGAGGAACACATGGAGCAGCACTTTGTTCGGCAACAGAAATGCTGTTCTTTTACGAGGACATTGGAAGACATAATGCGGTAGACAAGCTTTTCGGCAAAGCTTTTTTCGAGTTGATTAATCTGGATGACAAAATTTTAGTTCTAAGCGGCCGCATTTCTTCAGAAATATTAATCAAAACAGCCAAAATGGGTATCCCTGTCATCATATCCCGCGCAGCACCCACCGATCTGGCCGTAAAAATGGCCGGAGAACTGGGTATTACTGTAGTCGGCTTTGCCAGGGGCAACAGGATGAATGTTTATACTCATCCTGACCGGATTCACCGCTAA
- a CDS encoding molybdopterin-binding protein, giving the protein MKRDVYLNNQPLEEALENFMRFLSEEGALTAGTPETIPVEEALDRITAGPIYARISSPHYNASAMDGVAVLAAKTTGASETSPRQLKVDQDFVVVDTGDPIPPDFDAVIMIEDVNYPDNETIEIMAEASPWQHVRLMGEDIVAAEMILPGNHKIKPADIGGVLAGGITEIAVHARPKVALMPTGTELVQPGSELKPGDIIEYNTGVLAAMVRQWGGIPIRREITVDDYDLLKKTMLSAVEEADILLINAGSSAGREDFTSSLISELGVMVTHGVAIKPGKPTILGVIKGKPVIGVPGYPVSAILCMDLFLKPIIYRKQGLLPPPVAKTEAIVSRKLVSPLGLEEFVQVKLGRVGEKIIATPISRGAGVIMSMVRADGMLRVPRTSEGFNAAETVQVELHRPLDEVLETTVVIGSHDIAMDVRGD; this is encoded by the coding sequence TTGAAAAGGGATGTATATTTGAACAATCAACCACTGGAAGAGGCTTTAGAAAACTTTATGCGCTTTTTGTCGGAAGAGGGTGCTTTAACTGCAGGGACGCCTGAAACAATCCCTGTTGAGGAGGCGCTGGACAGAATTACTGCCGGGCCGATCTATGCCAGAATTTCCTCTCCTCATTATAATGCTTCGGCCATGGACGGGGTAGCGGTATTAGCGGCTAAAACAACCGGCGCTTCCGAAACCTCTCCGAGGCAGCTGAAAGTTGATCAGGACTTTGTTGTGGTGGACACAGGTGACCCAATACCCCCAGATTTTGATGCGGTTATTATGATAGAAGATGTTAATTATCCGGATAATGAGACTATAGAGATTATGGCTGAGGCTTCACCCTGGCAGCATGTGCGCCTGATGGGTGAAGATATAGTGGCTGCGGAAATGATTCTGCCGGGCAACCATAAGATTAAGCCTGCCGATATAGGTGGCGTGCTGGCGGGAGGTATAACTGAAATAGCTGTTCATGCCAGGCCTAAGGTGGCCTTGATGCCAACCGGCACGGAACTCGTGCAGCCGGGCAGCGAGTTAAAGCCGGGGGATATCATTGAGTATAATACCGGGGTTTTGGCTGCCATGGTGCGTCAGTGGGGCGGTATTCCTATCAGGCGTGAGATTACGGTGGACGATTATGATTTATTGAAAAAAACCATGCTGTCCGCTGTGGAAGAAGCGGATATTCTACTTATTAATGCCGGATCGTCTGCAGGCAGGGAGGACTTTACCAGCAGTCTGATTAGTGAACTGGGTGTCATGGTTACGCACGGTGTAGCCATAAAGCCTGGTAAGCCAACTATTCTCGGGGTTATTAAGGGAAAACCGGTTATCGGAGTGCCCGGTTATCCTGTATCTGCCATACTCTGCATGGATTTATTTTTGAAACCGATTATCTATAGAAAGCAGGGCCTGCTGCCCCCGCCGGTAGCCAAAACCGAAGCCATTGTTTCCCGGAAACTTGTATCCCCTCTGGGCCTGGAGGAGTTTGTGCAGGTTAAGCTGGGGCGGGTGGGAGAAAAGATTATTGCCACGCCCATTTCGCGCGGTGCGGGAGTAATTATGTCCATGGTGCGGGCCGACGGGATGCTCCGTGTGCCTAGAACCAGTGAGGGTTTTAACGCTGCTGAAACTGTGCAGGTAGAACTGCATAGGCCCCTTGATGAAGTACTGGAAACCACTGTAGTAATCGGCAGTCACGATATTGCTATGGATGTACGGGGTGATTAA
- a CDS encoding FAD-dependent oxidoreductase, whose product MKSVMVVGAGLAGTKIAIDLAEVGFEVYLVEKSASTGGTMQKLDKMFPTHDCSLCTLAPDTMDFGCKLSSVNSHPNIKTIVNAEILDFAGIPNNFEVTIRGTLHTPEERPVSCDKDFNLSVIKINIDFVILSTGFKTTDPSEQSYYGYGKYPNVITSLEFEALLKEARIFHTKIFRPGDRKKVEKIAWLQCVGSRNERIGRPYCSSICCMVAVKEAIMAREISSDTKTNIFLMDIRSHGKGYHDYQQKAEKDFQVGFIYSRIYGVSKDPTGNLVIRYATENGNIITEDFDLVVLSTGIEQPEDIKDLAEKFGIMLDEYNFALTQAFSGVCSSRPGIFIAGAFAGPMDIQESLTLASACVAEIISSSGINEKRIGKKPFNNHTSRQLAISEEPNIGVFLCSCNSRLDNILDFPKLTGELKNNQVHIFSDLCSLSGKEAAQKIILQKRLNRIVIAACSSKINSSIMKKLVAECGLSENMLQIVNIREQCAWVHMDKPKKATYKALEQIRMAVIKLSLSTDFTQHTSQITQEALIVGGGLAGLTSALYLAKLGCKVHLVEKTAALGGLAAQTMLSSDTNDENISKHLNLLINETTGRSEVNIYLNTEVKSCTGYVGNFISRLSDSTVLNHAVTIIAAGGQEAGHNNDGSAKEYLYGKSKLVYTQMELEALISLNDPLLNKARNIVMIQCVGSREKSYRHYCSRICCTQSIKQALRLKERDPHKNIFILYRDITTYGSLEKYYTEARSKGIIFIRYNINNKPTAEEISIPNKKFIKILVDDHILGNTIELETDILCLATGIEASPDNPKIASVFNVSLDDNNFFKERHIKLKPVDLNNDGIFACGLSHAPKSAEETITQAKAAVGRACTILCKGILQAHKTVAVNTGDCAACLTCLRTCPYSVPKIVEHKVFINPVQCRGCGICTSECPLNALELQNLSNEIMDAMIESLF is encoded by the coding sequence ATGAAATCAGTAATGGTAGTAGGTGCGGGTCTGGCAGGGACAAAAATTGCTATAGACCTGGCAGAAGTAGGATTCGAGGTATACCTGGTAGAGAAATCAGCTTCTACCGGAGGAACTATGCAAAAGCTCGACAAAATGTTTCCTACTCACGATTGCTCACTATGTACTTTAGCACCGGATACAATGGATTTCGGCTGCAAATTATCTTCTGTTAACAGTCACCCAAACATAAAAACCATCGTTAATGCCGAAATTCTTGACTTTGCCGGAATTCCTAATAATTTTGAAGTTACCATAAGAGGAACACTGCATACACCGGAAGAGCGGCCGGTTTCCTGCGATAAGGATTTTAATTTATCTGTTATCAAGATAAATATAGATTTTGTAATATTAAGCACGGGCTTTAAAACTACCGATCCATCAGAACAAAGCTATTACGGCTATGGTAAATACCCCAATGTGATCACGTCTCTGGAGTTTGAGGCACTGCTAAAAGAAGCTCGAATTTTTCATACAAAAATCTTTAGACCGGGCGACCGGAAGAAGGTAGAGAAAATTGCCTGGCTGCAATGCGTGGGTTCCAGAAACGAAAGAATAGGAAGACCTTATTGTTCCTCTATTTGCTGTATGGTTGCAGTAAAAGAAGCGATAATGGCCAGGGAGATTTCCTCTGATACCAAGACTAACATTTTCCTGATGGACATAAGATCACATGGTAAAGGCTATCATGATTATCAACAAAAGGCGGAAAAGGATTTCCAGGTTGGCTTTATTTATTCCAGAATTTATGGCGTTTCTAAAGACCCCACCGGGAACTTAGTAATTCGTTATGCTACAGAAAACGGCAATATAATCACTGAAGATTTCGATCTGGTCGTATTATCTACCGGCATCGAACAACCGGAAGATATAAAAGATTTAGCCGAAAAATTTGGTATTATGCTGGATGAATATAATTTTGCTTTAACTCAGGCTTTCTCAGGAGTATGCAGCAGCAGGCCTGGTATTTTTATTGCCGGAGCCTTTGCCGGTCCCATGGACATACAGGAAAGTCTTACCCTGGCATCAGCCTGCGTGGCGGAAATTATCTCAAGCAGCGGTATTAATGAAAAACGTATCGGAAAAAAACCTTTCAATAATCATACCTCCAGGCAATTAGCTATCTCTGAAGAGCCAAACATCGGGGTATTCTTGTGCAGTTGCAACAGCCGCCTGGACAATATTCTTGACTTCCCTAAGCTAACAGGGGAATTGAAGAATAATCAAGTCCACATATTTTCAGATTTATGTTCCTTATCAGGCAAAGAAGCCGCGCAAAAGATTATACTTCAGAAAAGGCTAAACAGAATCGTAATAGCCGCCTGCAGCAGTAAAATTAATTCTTCTATAATGAAAAAGTTAGTTGCCGAATGCGGCCTGTCCGAAAATATGCTGCAGATAGTAAATATACGGGAACAATGCGCCTGGGTACATATGGATAAACCGAAAAAAGCAACCTATAAAGCTCTCGAACAAATAAGAATGGCGGTTATTAAATTATCTTTGTCAACAGACTTTACCCAGCACACTTCACAAATAACACAAGAGGCTCTCATCGTTGGCGGCGGACTGGCCGGGCTAACCTCTGCTCTTTACCTGGCTAAACTCGGATGCAAAGTTCACCTGGTAGAAAAAACTGCCGCTCTGGGTGGATTAGCGGCACAAACTATGCTTAGCAGCGATACAAATGATGAGAATATTTCCAAACATCTAAATCTACTGATTAATGAAACAACCGGTCGCTCTGAGGTAAATATATATCTAAATACAGAGGTAAAAAGCTGTACCGGTTACGTCGGTAATTTCATATCCAGACTGTCTGACAGCACAGTGCTGAACCACGCAGTTACTATAATTGCTGCCGGGGGGCAAGAAGCGGGTCATAACAATGACGGTTCGGCAAAAGAATATTTATACGGCAAAAGCAAGCTTGTCTATACACAAATGGAGTTGGAAGCATTAATTTCGCTTAATGATCCGCTTTTAAACAAAGCAAGAAATATTGTGATGATTCAGTGCGTAGGTTCTCGCGAAAAAAGCTATAGGCATTACTGCAGCAGAATCTGCTGTACACAATCAATAAAACAGGCACTGCGGTTAAAAGAAAGAGATCCTCATAAAAATATCTTCATATTATATAGAGATATTACGACCTACGGAAGCCTGGAAAAGTATTATACAGAAGCGAGAAGCAAAGGAATTATCTTTATCAGGTATAATATTAACAACAAGCCGACTGCGGAAGAAATCTCGATTCCGAATAAAAAGTTTATTAAGATACTGGTGGATGACCATATATTGGGCAATACAATTGAATTGGAAACCGATATACTTTGCCTGGCCACCGGAATCGAAGCTTCACCGGACAATCCCAAAATTGCCTCTGTATTTAATGTTTCTCTGGATGATAATAATTTTTTCAAAGAAAGACATATAAAATTAAAACCGGTTGATTTAAATAACGACGGTATATTTGCCTGCGGACTGTCTCACGCTCCCAAATCCGCAGAGGAGACTATTACTCAGGCCAAAGCGGCGGTTGGAAGAGCCTGCACCATTCTATGCAAGGGGATTTTACAAGCACACAAAACGGTGGCTGTCAATACCGGTGACTGCGCCGCGTGTTTAACCTGCCTGCGCACCTGTCCTTACAGCGTACCCAAAATCGTTGAGCACAAAGTATTCATCAATCCGGTTCAATGCAGGGGCTGCGGCATATGTACTTCTGAGTGCCCTCTAAACGCTCTTGAATTGCAAAATTTATCCAATGAGATCATGGATGCCATGATTGAAAGTTTGTTTTAG
- the hemZ gene encoding coproporphyrinogen dehydrogenase HemZ gives MTNVFLTAHDKDFLPGMQDVLRLFFQDQSIHTASTAVPAEEDLQIRANATKQNNRLTAVVSLKKDRQTITHYETAEDNPVDSQNESKRLVRLALFRLLEKTTGETPSPWGILTGIRPTKVLQRLFDTGYERREIINKLVAEYAVFPNKAELITSIASVQRKFLPANTQAEKTVSIYIGIPFCPTRCLYCSFTAYPVKKFKAWVEPYLNALIKEIKETGRALKENGLSVQTIYFGGGTPTSINPEQLASLLNNANSCLRGPQTIEVTMEGGRPDTLTEEVLHICSAAGVDRLSINPQTMLDQTLKLIGRNHSVEDIYRAMQSARAAGFPVINMDIIVGLPGENETSVMQTIELLKPLKPENLTVHALALKNASLLKQEIAQHNMPAAKEVLKMWEIAQKGCGDMGMLPYYLYRQKRITGNLENIGYALPGKECIYNIQMIEERQTIIGLGTGGSSKLVQADKQHLNRYNPKDPLLYIERIDELISRKLKEITDQGSLLNKNTDYKTNRSI, from the coding sequence ATGACCAATGTTTTCTTAACAGCTCACGATAAAGATTTTTTACCCGGTATGCAGGACGTGCTTCGCCTATTTTTTCAAGACCAGTCGATCCATACTGCTTCAACTGCCGTACCCGCCGAGGAGGATTTGCAGATCCGGGCAAATGCAACAAAACAAAATAACCGTCTCACCGCCGTAGTCTCTCTGAAAAAAGACCGGCAAACCATTACCCATTATGAAACAGCTGAAGACAACCCCGTTGACAGCCAAAATGAAAGCAAGCGCCTGGTCAGGCTGGCTCTCTTCCGCTTATTAGAAAAAACAACAGGTGAGACTCCCAGTCCATGGGGCATACTTACAGGTATTCGACCTACCAAAGTCTTGCAAAGGCTCTTTGATACAGGCTATGAACGGCGGGAAATTATAAATAAATTGGTAGCTGAATATGCTGTGTTCCCGAATAAAGCCGAACTGATCACGTCCATAGCTTCCGTGCAGCGCAAGTTCTTGCCTGCCAATACACAAGCGGAAAAAACCGTCAGCATATACATAGGCATCCCGTTTTGCCCTACCCGTTGTCTTTATTGTTCTTTTACAGCCTACCCGGTTAAAAAATTTAAAGCCTGGGTAGAACCTTATTTAAACGCCCTGATAAAAGAGATTAAGGAAACAGGCAGGGCACTTAAAGAAAACGGTCTATCCGTGCAAACCATATATTTTGGCGGCGGCACCCCGACCAGCATCAATCCCGAGCAGCTGGCCTCACTTTTAAATAATGCAAATAGCTGCCTGCGCGGACCGCAAACCATCGAAGTGACCATGGAAGGTGGCAGACCGGATACTTTAACAGAGGAAGTTCTTCATATCTGCTCGGCTGCCGGTGTTGACAGACTTAGTATTAACCCTCAAACGATGCTCGATCAAACACTCAAGCTAATCGGGCGCAATCACAGTGTTGAAGATATTTACCGGGCCATGCAATCAGCCAGAGCAGCCGGGTTTCCGGTTATCAACATGGATATAATTGTAGGCCTGCCGGGCGAAAATGAAACCTCTGTAATGCAAACAATCGAGCTGCTAAAACCGCTCAAACCGGAAAACCTGACTGTTCACGCGCTGGCATTAAAAAACGCCTCGCTTCTTAAACAGGAAATTGCTCAGCATAATATGCCGGCAGCAAAAGAAGTCCTAAAGATGTGGGAAATAGCTCAAAAGGGCTGCGGCGATATGGGCATGCTTCCCTATTACCTGTACAGGCAAAAAAGAATCACCGGAAACCTGGAGAATATCGGCTACGCCCTGCCGGGAAAGGAATGCATCTATAATATTCAAATGATCGAAGAAAGACAAACAATTATCGGACTGGGCACAGGAGGCAGTTCCAAACTGGTACAGGCCGACAAACAACATCTTAATCGCTACAACCCCAAAGATCCTCTGTTATATATAGAAAGAATAGACGAGCTGATCAGCCGGAAGTTAAAAGAAATTACAGATCAGGGGTCTTTGCTAAATAAAAATACTGATTATAAAACAAACCGGTCAATCTAA
- a CDS encoding O-antigen ligase family protein: MELLKTRREMSFLILWFTAAIYPLVVIPYKLCSSFPSINQYFLDCFYAPRYIMLAVLGIMSLVILSNDRIQLKHPAFIPLGLFIFFGLLSTLFAPEPVTAWIGNPYRYTGYTTYLFCLLLFILAYRSNHAEQILKYAVCTAVLVSFIALLQYLGYNPVPHEPYREGIRSYSTLGNPDFLGSYQVFILPAAMFFYLRKKKLRWLISSALIYLGLIVCQTRSSWIAFFTTFTFILLYALPLPKIRKPAALLLITFFVIFCLCSLSKGGVVFLNRAGSIAGEASAALRFEENAGNGRVMIWKETLKLLPAHWAFGLGPDHLGYAGLKTKHQHPIDKAHNIFLEIAITMGVFALLFYLAFLSFFLSLYRTKYGLMYLAMILAYIIQGLFSIEVVLIMPLFWIVLGFSLRYTAGEKEG, encoded by the coding sequence ATGGAGCTGTTAAAAACTCGGCGGGAAATGAGTTTCCTTATACTTTGGTTCACGGCAGCTATCTATCCCCTGGTAGTCATCCCTTACAAGCTTTGTTCCTCTTTTCCTTCAATTAACCAGTATTTTCTGGACTGCTTTTACGCACCCAGGTATATTATGCTGGCTGTTTTAGGTATCATGTCTTTAGTTATTCTAAGCAATGACCGGATACAGTTAAAACACCCTGCTTTTATTCCTCTGGGTTTATTTATATTCTTTGGCTTGCTTTCTACCCTTTTCGCCCCTGAACCCGTCACTGCCTGGATCGGCAATCCTTACCGCTACACTGGTTATACCACTTACCTGTTTTGTTTGCTGCTGTTTATTCTTGCTTATCGCAGCAATCATGCTGAACAAATATTAAAATATGCTGTTTGTACCGCAGTACTGGTATCATTTATTGCACTGCTGCAGTATTTAGGCTATAACCCGGTGCCTCATGAGCCCTACCGGGAAGGTATTCGCAGTTACAGTACTCTGGGAAATCCCGATTTTCTAGGCAGTTACCAGGTTTTTATCCTGCCGGCAGCTATGTTTTTCTACCTGAGAAAAAAAAAGCTGCGCTGGTTGATTTCCAGCGCCCTTATATACCTCGGCCTTATAGTATGTCAGACCAGGAGTTCATGGATAGCATTTTTTACTACATTTACATTTATCCTCCTTTACGCTTTGCCCCTTCCCAAGATAAGGAAACCAGCGGCCCTTTTATTGATAACATTTTTTGTTATTTTCTGCTTGTGTTCATTGAGCAAGGGGGGTGTCGTGTTTCTTAACAGGGCCGGCAGTATTGCCGGAGAGGCGTCAGCCGCACTGCGTTTTGAGGAAAATGCCGGCAATGGCAGGGTTATGATATGGAAAGAAACGCTGAAGTTATTGCCCGCTCATTGGGCTTTTGGTCTTGGACCGGATCACTTGGGCTATGCCGGGTTGAAAACTAAGCACCAGCATCCCATTGACAAAGCGCACAACATATTTTTGGAAATAGCTATTACAATGGGGGTTTTTGCTCTTCTTTTCTACCTGGCATTTTTGTCTTTCTTCTTATCTTTATATAGAACTAAATATGGGTTAATGTATTTGGCTATGATACTGGCTTATATTATCCAGGGATTGTTTAGTATAGAGGTAGTTTTGATTATGCCTTTGTTTTGGATTGTGCTGGGATTCTCACTCAGGTATACGGCGGGGGAGAAAGAGGGATGA